The Halogeometricum rufum genome has a segment encoding these proteins:
- a CDS encoding helix-turn-helix domain-containing protein: protein MSTIAEFTIPADAFPLGRLFEELEDVVVELERVVPTKPGLIPYVWVQSVTRSEVEAVVRAGERVPELTTVRLVDEVDGAFLLRLNWDANYEGILRAITETDVSLVSGVGSADSWTFEVRGDNRKQIAAFQRYCAEHEQTVSLRALNTLTSTRSGAAYDLTDPQREALLLAHRRGYYHSPREVTLEDLASEVGISGQAFGSRLRRGIDRLVGSTLAPTD, encoded by the coding sequence ATGTCGACTATCGCCGAGTTCACGATTCCCGCCGACGCCTTTCCGCTGGGTCGACTGTTCGAGGAACTCGAAGACGTCGTCGTCGAACTCGAACGGGTGGTCCCGACGAAACCGGGACTCATCCCGTACGTGTGGGTGCAGTCGGTGACCCGGTCGGAGGTCGAAGCCGTCGTCCGGGCCGGCGAACGAGTCCCGGAACTGACCACTGTCCGACTCGTCGACGAGGTGGACGGTGCCTTCCTCCTCCGTCTGAACTGGGACGCGAACTACGAGGGAATTCTGCGAGCCATCACCGAGACGGACGTCTCGCTCGTCTCGGGCGTCGGGTCGGCCGACTCGTGGACGTTCGAGGTGCGGGGGGACAACCGGAAGCAGATAGCCGCCTTCCAGCGCTACTGCGCCGAACACGAGCAGACCGTCTCCCTGCGGGCACTCAACACGCTCACCTCGACGAGGAGCGGTGCGGCCTACGACCTCACGGACCCCCAACGGGAGGCGCTGCTACTCGCCCACCGACGCGGGTACTACCACTCCCCCCGCGAGGTGACTCTCGAGGACCTCGCCTCGGAAGTCGGTATCTCCGGGCAGGCGTTCGGGTCGCGACTCCGCCGGGGTATCGACCGTCTCGTCGGGAGTACGCTCGCCCCGACCGACTGA
- a CDS encoding HalOD1 output domain-containing protein, whose translation MSTSRKTAARAAPVAVTSDDVRYHESSGAYRTVFDPSSQLVSEAVLTTVAEAASAEPLDLPPLYGAVDPDALNALLGARDRSRPTEGVAVSFAYAGFAVEIDGAGTVVVSSNAALDPSPER comes from the coding sequence ATGAGCACGTCACGCAAGACTGCCGCACGCGCGGCACCGGTCGCCGTCACGTCCGACGACGTGAGGTACCACGAATCCAGCGGGGCCTATCGGACGGTCTTCGACCCGAGTTCCCAGTTGGTGAGCGAGGCGGTACTGACGACCGTCGCGGAGGCCGCCTCGGCCGAACCGCTGGACCTGCCTCCTCTCTACGGGGCCGTCGACCCCGACGCACTGAACGCGTTGCTGGGTGCGCGCGACCGGTCGCGCCCGACCGAGGGGGTCGCCGTCTCGTTCGCGTACGCCGGGTTCGCCGTCGAAATCGACGGAGCGGGGACGGTCGTCGTCTCGTCGAACGCGGCGTTGGACCCGTCGCCCGAGAGATGA
- a CDS encoding response regulator, with product MTTEEAATDPTRVLYVDDDAALTELVAQFLERLDDGLVVDTATLAEEGLRRLLDPTADYDCVVSDFRMPGMNGEEFLHAVRADQPEMPFVLFTGEGNDALERRVTADAAAYLRKGTGTDQYRVLGRRIRRVVGRSSDRDDR from the coding sequence ATGACCACCGAGGAGGCGGCGACGGACCCGACGCGCGTCCTCTACGTCGACGACGACGCCGCTTTGACCGAACTGGTCGCGCAGTTCCTCGAACGGTTGGACGACGGACTCGTCGTCGACACCGCGACGCTCGCTGAGGAGGGCCTGCGGCGACTCCTCGACCCGACGGCGGACTACGACTGCGTCGTCAGCGACTTCCGGATGCCGGGCATGAACGGGGAGGAGTTCCTACACGCCGTGCGCGCGGACCAACCGGAGATGCCGTTCGTTCTGTTCACCGGCGAGGGAAACGACGCACTAGAGCGACGGGTCACCGCCGACGCCGCCGCGTATCTCCGCAAGGGGACGGGGACCGACCAGTACAGGGTTCTCGGGAGACGAATCAGACGCGTCGTCGGCCGGTCCAGCGACCGAGACGACCGGTGA
- a CDS encoding DUF309 domain-containing protein produces MDDHTRDPSVAPPLGDPTGWLTDRRQWEHATLRRATEHGVRLFNAGEFHESHDCFEDEWYNYGRGTVESAFLHGMVQVAAGAYKHFDFEDDAGMRSLFGTALQYLEGTPADFYGVDVEEVRERLRTASEDPTVLHGWQIALDGSRPTAYPADYEYAEELEH; encoded by the coding sequence ATGGACGACCACACCCGCGACCCGAGCGTCGCGCCGCCACTCGGCGACCCCACCGGGTGGCTGACGGACCGACGCCAGTGGGAACACGCGACGCTCCGCCGGGCCACCGAACACGGCGTCCGCCTGTTCAACGCCGGCGAGTTCCACGAGTCGCACGACTGCTTCGAGGACGAGTGGTACAACTACGGCCGCGGCACCGTCGAGTCGGCGTTCCTCCACGGGATGGTGCAGGTGGCCGCCGGCGCGTACAAGCACTTCGACTTCGAGGACGACGCCGGGATGCGGTCGCTGTTCGGGACGGCGCTCCAGTACCTCGAAGGGACGCCCGCGGACTTCTACGGCGTGGACGTCGAGGAGGTCCGCGAGCGACTGCGGACGGCGTCGGAGGACCCGACGGTGCTCCACGGGTGGCAGATAGCACTCGACGGTTCGCGGCCGACGGCGTACCCCGCGGACTACGAGTACGCCGAAGAGTTAGAACACTGA
- a CDS encoding M14 family metallopeptidase has translation MRIYELGEGTPEVAVVGSIHGDEPCGARAIERFVAGKPDVDRPVKLVVANEEALEADVRYLEEDLNRAFPGDPNADTHEARLAADLAREVRGCTTFSLHSTQSYAKPFALVDSVGAVARSICPYLPVDELVETGKFAGGRLIDHAHTVEVECGLQGTEDAEENAYWLIRAFLAATGVVSAPVEADESPLSLDRREEDDVTVYRMLERIPKEPAETYEVFVNNFERVEAGDRFAAAGSDVFTADRAFYPVLLSAYGYEDQFGYAADHVGTLG, from the coding sequence ATGCGCATCTACGAACTCGGTGAGGGTACGCCCGAGGTCGCCGTCGTCGGTTCCATCCACGGCGACGAACCCTGCGGTGCCCGCGCTATCGAACGATTCGTCGCTGGGAAGCCCGACGTGGACCGGCCGGTGAAACTCGTCGTCGCCAACGAGGAAGCGTTGGAGGCGGACGTCCGCTACCTCGAAGAGGACCTGAACCGCGCGTTCCCCGGCGACCCGAACGCCGACACGCACGAAGCCCGACTCGCCGCCGACCTGGCCCGCGAAGTCCGCGGTTGCACGACGTTCTCGCTGCACTCGACGCAGTCGTACGCCAAACCGTTCGCCCTCGTCGACTCCGTCGGCGCCGTCGCGCGGTCCATCTGTCCGTACCTCCCCGTGGACGAACTCGTCGAGACGGGGAAGTTCGCCGGCGGCCGCCTCATCGACCACGCGCACACCGTCGAAGTCGAATGCGGACTGCAGGGAACCGAGGACGCGGAAGAGAACGCCTACTGGCTGATTCGCGCGTTCCTCGCCGCGACGGGTGTCGTCTCCGCGCCCGTCGAGGCCGACGAGTCCCCCCTCTCTCTGGACCGCCGCGAGGAGGACGACGTGACCGTCTACCGGATGCTCGAACGCATCCCGAAGGAACCCGCGGAGACGTACGAGGTGTTCGTGAACAACTTCGAACGCGTCGAGGCGGGCGACCGGTTCGCCGCCGCCGGCAGCGACGTGTTCACCGCCGACCGGGCGTTCTACCCCGTCCTGCTCTCGGCGTACGGCTACGAGGACCAGTTCGGCTACGCCGCCGACCACGTCGGCACGCTCGGGTGA
- a CDS encoding UPF0179 family protein: protein MTKVTLIGDRLAEPGTQFVYRGPSSACEGCPYRKQCLNLDEGVRYEVRGVRENAQLLDCAVHDAGVRAVEVEPAPVVANVPSKGAYAGSKASLAGPCPHTECPSHEYCVPEGAEFDREYRIAEVRGDPPHDFCYLDRDLTLVEFAPQEE from the coding sequence ATGACGAAGGTCACGCTCATCGGCGACAGACTCGCGGAACCCGGGACGCAGTTCGTCTACCGCGGTCCGTCCTCGGCCTGCGAGGGCTGTCCGTACCGCAAGCAGTGTCTGAATCTGGACGAGGGCGTCCGCTACGAGGTGAGGGGCGTCCGCGAGAACGCCCAGTTGCTCGACTGCGCGGTCCACGACGCCGGGGTCCGCGCGGTGGAGGTCGAACCCGCGCCCGTCGTCGCCAACGTCCCCTCGAAGGGCGCCTACGCCGGGAGCAAGGCCAGTCTCGCCGGGCCCTGTCCCCACACGGAGTGTCCGAGCCACGAGTACTGCGTCCCGGAGGGTGCCGAGTTCGACCGAGAGTACCGCATCGCCGAGGTGCGCGGCGACCCGCCCCACGACTTCTGCTATCTGGACCGCGACCTGACGCTGGTCGAGTTCGCGCCGCAGGAGGAGTAG
- a CDS encoding DUF5820 family protein, producing MSDETDGSAATPPEGWTLWNDEPSGRRILAYRPDVFNESEFPAEQMPTIFVWNGSRANRPGASRIRTETWRAILRLEPDVEATVEEYDSREAAVEGANALARRFADGEVAYRETYQAPPERYLDRLDELTGRDA from the coding sequence ATGAGCGACGAGACGGACGGGTCGGCGGCGACGCCGCCCGAGGGGTGGACGCTGTGGAACGACGAACCGAGCGGCCGGCGCATCCTCGCGTACCGGCCCGACGTGTTCAACGAGAGCGAGTTCCCCGCCGAACAGATGCCGACCATCTTCGTCTGGAACGGGTCGCGCGCCAACCGACCGGGGGCCTCGCGGATTCGAACGGAGACGTGGCGGGCCATCCTCCGACTGGAACCCGACGTCGAGGCCACCGTCGAGGAGTACGACTCCCGGGAGGCCGCAGTGGAGGGGGCGAACGCCCTCGCCCGGCGGTTCGCCGACGGCGAGGTGGCCTACCGGGAGACGTATCAGGCGCCTCCCGAGCGGTATCTGGACCGATTGGACGAACTCACCGGTCGCGACGCGTAA
- a CDS encoding PrkA family serine protein kinase, whose translation MNGDIDTLEGLSKHYKDSVPADLREAKSFEWYLEEVYSDPRIARNAHQRVADMFDHYGTEYDEEAGVVEYLMASEDPIHDGENTFYGREVHESIHEFVNKVKSGARGLGPEKRIKLLLGPVGSGKSHFDWMVRRYFEDYTMRDDGRMYTFRWTNLTDVIRDQDPADDVVQSPMNQDPIVLVPQEQRDMIIQQLNESLDAPYTIRNDQALDPASEFYMDKLLAYYDDDLEEVVSNHIEIIRLVASENKRQCVETFEPKDKKNQDETELTGDVNYSKLAVYGESDPRAFDYSGAFCNANRGLFSGEELLKLQREFLYDFLHASQEQTIKPKNNPRIDIDQVIVGRTNMPEYRDKKGDEKMEAFNDRTKRIDFPYVLEYSEESEIYRKMLRNADVPDMHIEPHTMEMAGLFGVLTRIVEPDGGNISLVQKAKAYNGEIDEGDDTDVKKLREEAEAKADIGEGMEGVSARFIGDEIAEAIMDSTHRDRNYLSPLSMFTHFEENLENHGSIPEENLERYHRYLEMVREEYKERAIEDVRHALAYDLDEIQRQGEKYMDHVMAYIDDATVQDELTGREQEPDEKFLRSVEEKLDIPEDRKDDFRQEVSNWVSRRAREGQAFDPQDNDRLRRALERKLWEDKKHNINFSALVSANELDDDERNAWIDALVEQGYSREGAREVLEFAGAEVAKSELEA comes from the coding sequence ATGAATGGTGACATCGACACCCTCGAAGGGCTGAGTAAGCACTACAAAGACTCCGTTCCCGCGGACCTCCGCGAGGCAAAGAGTTTCGAGTGGTACTTAGAAGAAGTCTACAGCGACCCGAGAATCGCCCGCAACGCCCACCAGCGCGTTGCCGACATGTTCGACCACTACGGCACCGAGTACGACGAGGAGGCCGGCGTGGTCGAGTACCTGATGGCCTCCGAAGACCCCATCCACGACGGGGAGAACACGTTCTACGGCCGTGAGGTCCACGAGTCCATCCACGAATTCGTCAACAAGGTAAAGTCGGGTGCCCGCGGTCTCGGCCCCGAGAAGCGCATCAAACTCCTCCTCGGGCCCGTCGGGTCCGGGAAGTCGCACTTCGACTGGATGGTGCGGCGCTACTTCGAGGACTACACGATGCGCGACGACGGCCGGATGTACACGTTCCGGTGGACCAACCTCACGGACGTCATCCGCGACCAGGACCCCGCCGACGACGTGGTCCAGTCGCCGATGAACCAAGACCCCATCGTGCTCGTCCCGCAGGAGCAACGGGACATGATAATCCAGCAGCTCAACGAGTCGCTCGACGCGCCGTACACCATCCGGAACGACCAGGCGTTAGACCCCGCCTCGGAGTTCTACATGGACAAACTGCTGGCGTACTACGACGACGACCTGGAGGAAGTCGTCTCCAACCACATCGAGATAATCCGCCTCGTCGCCAGCGAGAACAAGCGCCAGTGCGTCGAGACGTTCGAGCCGAAGGACAAGAAGAACCAGGACGAGACGGAGTTGACGGGCGACGTCAACTACTCGAAACTGGCCGTCTACGGCGAGTCCGACCCGCGGGCGTTCGACTACTCCGGCGCGTTCTGTAACGCCAACCGGGGGCTGTTCTCCGGCGAGGAACTGCTGAAGCTCCAGCGGGAGTTCCTGTACGACTTCCTGCACGCGAGTCAGGAACAGACGATCAAGCCGAAGAACAACCCGCGCATCGACATCGACCAGGTCATCGTCGGCCGGACGAACATGCCCGAGTACCGGGACAAGAAGGGCGACGAGAAGATGGAGGCGTTCAACGACCGGACGAAGCGCATCGACTTCCCGTACGTCCTCGAGTACTCCGAGGAGTCCGAGATATACCGGAAGATGCTCCGGAACGCCGACGTGCCGGACATGCACATCGAACCGCACACGATGGAGATGGCCGGGTTGTTCGGCGTCCTCACCCGCATCGTCGAACCCGACGGCGGGAACATCAGCCTCGTCCAGAAGGCGAAGGCGTACAACGGCGAGATAGACGAGGGCGACGACACCGACGTGAAGAAACTCCGCGAGGAGGCAGAAGCGAAGGCCGACATCGGCGAGGGGATGGAGGGCGTCTCCGCGCGCTTCATCGGCGACGAGATAGCCGAGGCCATCATGGACTCGACGCACCGCGACCGCAACTACCTCTCGCCGCTGTCGATGTTCACGCACTTCGAGGAGAACCTGGAGAACCACGGCTCCATCCCCGAAGAGAACCTCGAACGCTACCACCGCTACCTCGAGATGGTGCGCGAGGAGTACAAAGAGCGCGCCATCGAGGACGTCCGCCACGCGCTGGCGTACGACTTGGACGAGATTCAGCGGCAGGGCGAGAAGTACATGGACCACGTCATGGCGTACATCGACGACGCCACCGTGCAGGACGAACTCACCGGCCGCGAGCAGGAGCCCGACGAGAAGTTCCTGCGCTCCGTCGAGGAGAAACTCGACATCCCCGAGGACCGCAAGGACGACTTCAGACAGGAGGTCTCCAACTGGGTCTCGCGGCGCGCCCGCGAGGGGCAGGCGTTCGACCCGCAGGACAACGACAGGCTCCGCCGCGCCCTCGAGCGCAAACTCTGGGAGGACAAGAAGCACAACATCAACTTCTCGGCACTCGTCAGCGCCAACGAACTGGACGACGACGAGCGGAACGCGTGGATCGACGCCCTCGTCGAACAGGGCTACTCGCGCGAAGGTGCCAGAGAGGTGTTAGAGTTCGCCGGTGCGGAGGTGGCAAAGAGCGAACTCGAAGCATGA
- a CDS encoding PrkA family serine protein kinase, with protein MTPTRDYIREADERLRGTYEEPMSLAEYVDAAFESPTIASHASKYLLSAIEASGTRTVVEEGEEKERYRFFDDPANGGEHAVLGNTEVLNRFVDDLRTIAAERGKGEKIIWFDGPTATGKSELKRCLVNGLRAFSKTREGRRYTVEWNVSTADDSRGLSYGGETSGTEDESDWYESPVQSHPLSVFPTEVRRSLLEDLNETETGHIPISLGEELDPFCREAYDYLEEKYRRAGKRDLFTAVTDPKHLRVKNYVVDVGQGIGVLHSEDDGSPKERLVGSWMPSMLRELDSRGRKNPQAFSYDGVLSQGNGLLTIVEDATQHADLLQKLLNVPDEGHVKLDKGIGMDIDTQLLIISNPDLDAELDKYSDRNGRDPLKALKRRLDKHEFRYLTNVSLETELIRRELTNETDVWDVEDREELEDRITDSLFVDVRSGPGAVTRRELSPHAVEAAAMYSVVSRLDGDDVPDGYSLVDKALLFDRGYLQVGDTREEIDEFSFDSDNEGTHGIPVTFTRDVIADLLHEDRDRHHPSLDVGTVVMPDDLLDAMAESLHDAPVFSRAERAEYESRVAVVKEYVFDRQESDVLAAVLADKHVEQETVEEYVEHVYAWESEGQVETERGPVDPDALLMKLFETEHLGRFAESDYTGNDPSEAVERFRREKVITALNRYAWENRDEGFTVEDVELSEIPVIRTVLETHEWDDVRRLFEDFDPDQWDDPPANTETERVKERTIAHMVANGYTPASAELTSRAVMNEVRHRWD; from the coding sequence ATGACGCCAACGAGAGACTACATCCGCGAGGCGGACGAGCGACTCCGGGGCACCTACGAGGAGCCGATGAGCCTCGCGGAGTACGTCGACGCCGCGTTCGAGTCGCCGACCATCGCCTCGCACGCCTCGAAGTACCTCCTGTCGGCCATCGAGGCGTCCGGCACCCGAACGGTCGTCGAGGAGGGCGAGGAGAAGGAGCGCTACCGCTTCTTCGACGACCCGGCCAACGGCGGCGAACACGCCGTCCTCGGCAACACCGAGGTGCTGAACCGGTTCGTCGACGACTTGCGGACCATCGCCGCCGAACGCGGCAAGGGAGAGAAGATAATCTGGTTCGACGGGCCGACGGCGACGGGCAAGTCCGAACTGAAACGCTGCCTCGTCAACGGGCTTCGGGCGTTCTCGAAGACGCGGGAGGGCCGGCGCTACACCGTCGAGTGGAACGTCTCCACCGCCGACGACAGTCGCGGCCTCTCGTACGGCGGCGAGACGAGCGGCACCGAAGACGAGTCCGACTGGTACGAGAGCCCGGTGCAGTCGCACCCGCTCTCGGTGTTCCCGACGGAGGTTCGACGGAGCCTCCTCGAGGACCTGAACGAGACCGAGACCGGTCACATCCCCATCTCGCTCGGCGAGGAACTGGACCCGTTCTGCCGCGAGGCGTACGACTACCTCGAGGAGAAGTACCGCCGCGCGGGCAAGCGCGACCTGTTCACCGCCGTCACCGACCCGAAACACCTCCGCGTGAAGAACTACGTCGTGGACGTGGGGCAGGGTATCGGCGTCCTCCACTCCGAGGACGACGGCTCCCCGAAGGAGCGACTGGTCGGGTCGTGGATGCCGAGCATGCTCCGCGAACTCGACTCCCGCGGGCGCAAGAACCCGCAGGCGTTCAGCTACGACGGCGTCCTCTCGCAGGGCAACGGACTGCTCACCATCGTCGAGGACGCCACGCAGCACGCCGACCTGCTGCAGAAACTGCTGAACGTCCCCGACGAGGGCCACGTCAAACTGGACAAGGGCATCGGGATGGACATCGACACCCAGTTGCTCATCATCTCGAACCCGGACCTCGACGCCGAACTCGACAAGTACTCCGACCGCAACGGACGCGACCCGCTGAAGGCGCTGAAACGTCGGCTGGACAAACACGAGTTCCGCTACCTGACGAACGTCTCCCTGGAGACCGAACTCATCCGGCGCGAACTGACGAACGAGACGGACGTGTGGGACGTCGAGGACAGGGAAGAACTCGAAGACCGCATCACCGACAGCCTGTTCGTGGACGTGCGGAGCGGTCCGGGCGCGGTCACGCGCAGGGAACTGTCGCCGCACGCCGTCGAGGCGGCGGCGATGTACTCCGTCGTCTCCCGCCTCGACGGCGACGACGTGCCCGACGGCTACAGTCTGGTCGACAAGGCGTTGCTGTTCGACCGGGGCTACCTGCAGGTCGGCGACACGCGCGAGGAGATAGACGAGTTCAGTTTCGACAGCGACAACGAGGGGACGCACGGGATTCCGGTCACGTTCACCCGCGACGTCATCGCGGACCTCCTGCACGAGGACCGCGACAGACACCACCCCTCGCTGGACGTCGGCACCGTCGTCATGCCGGACGACTTGCTCGACGCGATGGCCGAGAGCCTCCACGACGCCCCGGTGTTCTCGCGCGCCGAACGCGCCGAGTACGAGAGCCGGGTCGCCGTCGTGAAGGAGTACGTCTTCGACCGACAGGAGTCGGACGTCCTCGCGGCCGTCCTCGCCGACAAACACGTCGAACAGGAGACGGTCGAGGAGTACGTCGAGCACGTGTACGCCTGGGAGTCGGAGGGGCAGGTCGAGACCGAACGCGGTCCGGTCGACCCCGACGCACTCCTGATGAAACTGTTCGAGACGGAACACCTCGGCCGGTTCGCCGAGAGCGACTACACGGGCAACGACCCCTCCGAGGCGGTCGAACGCTTCCGCCGCGAGAAGGTCATCACCGCGCTGAACCGCTACGCGTGGGAGAACCGCGACGAGGGGTTCACCGTCGAGGACGTGGAACTCTCCGAGATTCCCGTCATCCGGACGGTGCTGGAGACGCACGAGTGGGACGACGTCCGCCGCCTGTTCGAGGACTTCGACCCCGACCAGTGGGACGACCCGCCGGCGAACACCGAGACAGAACGCGTGAAAGAACGAACGATAGCACACATGGTAGCAAACGGGTACACCCCCGCGTCCGCCGAACTCACCAGTCGAGCGGTCATGAACGAGGTGCGCCACCGATGGGACTGA
- a CDS encoding YeaH/YhbH family protein, with the protein MGLREDVERFREIGEDRREDLKEFISYGDLGGSGPNSIKIPIKVVDLPKFEYDQLDKGGVGQGQGGTPDVGQPVGQPQPADGDGDEDGDPGEDGADHEYYEMDPEEFAQELDEELGLDLEPKGKEVIEEIEGDFTDITRTGPHSTLDFEHLFKEGLKRKLAMDFDDDFVREAMKVAGEDEQSVYQWCRDKNILVSLAWIEDEWTDIPEEERGTWSSFEEMEENVERSTTLQRIQRDGLRDIPFRRDDERYRHPEIIEEKEKNVVVVNIRDVSGSMREKKRELVERTFTPLDWYLTGKYDNAEFVYIAHDADAWQVERDEFFGIRSGGGTRISSAYELAKEVLEEQYPWSEWNRYVFAAGDSENSSNDTTENVVPLMREIPANLHAYVETQPGGTAINATHAEEVERSLEDQGNVVVAYVSSPEDVIDAIYDILSTEAGE; encoded by the coding sequence ATGGGACTGAGAGAGGACGTCGAACGGTTCCGCGAAATCGGCGAAGACCGGCGCGAGGACCTCAAGGAGTTCATCAGCTACGGTGACCTCGGGGGGTCCGGGCCGAACAGCATCAAGATACCCATCAAAGTCGTCGACCTGCCGAAGTTCGAGTACGACCAACTCGACAAGGGCGGTGTCGGACAGGGACAGGGCGGGACGCCCGACGTGGGCCAACCCGTCGGCCAGCCCCAACCCGCCGACGGCGACGGCGACGAGGACGGCGACCCGGGCGAGGATGGAGCCGACCACGAGTACTACGAGATGGACCCCGAGGAGTTCGCGCAGGAACTCGACGAGGAACTCGGCCTGGACCTCGAACCGAAAGGGAAGGAGGTGATCGAGGAGATAGAGGGCGACTTCACCGACATCACGCGGACCGGGCCGCACAGCACCCTCGACTTCGAACACCTGTTCAAGGAGGGGTTGAAGCGCAAACTGGCGATGGACTTCGACGACGACTTCGTCCGCGAGGCGATGAAAGTCGCCGGCGAGGACGAGCAGTCCGTCTACCAGTGGTGCCGCGACAAGAACATCCTCGTCTCGCTGGCGTGGATAGAGGACGAGTGGACGGACATCCCCGAGGAGGAACGCGGGACGTGGTCCTCCTTCGAGGAGATGGAGGAGAACGTCGAGCGCTCGACGACGCTCCAGCGCATCCAGCGCGACGGCCTGCGCGACATCCCGTTCCGCCGCGACGACGAGCGCTACCGTCACCCCGAGATAATCGAGGAGAAGGAGAAGAACGTCGTCGTGGTGAACATCCGCGACGTGTCGGGGTCGATGCGCGAGAAGAAGCGGGAACTGGTCGAGCGGACGTTCACGCCGCTGGACTGGTACCTCACGGGCAAGTACGACAACGCCGAGTTCGTCTACATCGCCCACGACGCCGACGCCTGGCAGGTCGAACGCGACGAGTTCTTCGGCATCCGTTCGGGCGGTGGCACCCGTATCTCCAGCGCGTACGAACTCGCGAAGGAGGTACTCGAAGAGCAGTACCCCTGGTCCGAGTGGAATCGATACGTGTTCGCCGCCGGCGACTCGGAGAACTCCTCGAACGACACGACGGAGAACGTCGTCCCCCTGATGCGCGAGATTCCGGCGAACCTCCACGCGTACGTGGAGACGCAACCCGGCGGGACGGCCATCAACGCGACGCACGCAGAGGAAGTCGAACGGTCGCTCGAAGACCAGGGCAACGTCGTCGTCGCGTACGTCTCCTCGCCGGAAGACGTGATAGACGCCATCTACGACATCCTCAGCACGGAGGCAGGAGAATGA